The Psychrobium sp. MM17-31 genome window below encodes:
- a CDS encoding CTP synthase — protein sequence MTTKYIFVTGGVVSSLGKGIAAASLAAILEARGLKVTMMKLDPYINVDPGTMSPIQHGEVFVTEDGAETDLDLGHYERFIRTKMTKRNNFTTGRVYEEVLRKERRGDYLGATIQVIPHITNAMKDRIIAGAKGADIAIVELGGTVGDIESQPFIEAIRQLGVEVGRDHAMFMHLTLVPYLKASGEVKTKPTQHSVKELRSIGVQPDILVCRSEVQIPAGERAKISLFTNVDEKAVISLPDMDSIYKIPALLKAQGLDAYVAERFGLECPEADLKEWEQVVYEEANATGMVNIAMVGKYTQLPDAYKSVNEALKHAGLKNGVNVNIVYVDSQDIESKGTSMLDEMDGILVPGGFGERGVEGKILAAKYARENDVPYFGICLGMQVALIEYARNVAGLENAHSTEFDAETAHPVVGLITEWLDEAGNVEQRSESSDLGGTMRVGAQLSHLEEGSKVAELYNSTTCMERHRHRYEVNNNYVEQLKGAGLSFTGLSQDKKLVEIIEIKDHRWFVAGQFHPEFTSTPRDGHPLFEGFVAASMQPKADA from the coding sequence ATGACAACGAAATATATTTTTGTGACGGGTGGGGTAGTATCTTCGCTTGGTAAAGGCATTGCGGCAGCTTCACTGGCAGCCATTTTAGAAGCACGCGGTCTAAAAGTAACAATGATGAAACTAGACCCTTATATCAATGTTGACCCAGGCACAATGAGCCCAATTCAGCACGGTGAAGTATTCGTGACTGAAGATGGTGCTGAAACTGATTTAGATTTAGGTCACTACGAGCGTTTCATTCGCACCAAGATGACCAAGCGCAACAACTTTACTACCGGCCGTGTATACGAAGAAGTATTACGCAAAGAGCGTCGTGGTGATTACTTAGGCGCGACTATTCAAGTTATTCCTCATATCACTAACGCGATGAAAGATCGCATTATTGCAGGTGCTAAAGGCGCTGACATTGCGATTGTTGAGCTTGGCGGTACTGTGGGTGATATTGAGTCGCAACCATTTATCGAAGCTATTCGTCAGCTAGGTGTTGAAGTGGGTCGCGATCACGCGATGTTCATGCACTTAACGCTAGTTCCGTACCTTAAAGCGTCTGGTGAAGTTAAAACAAAACCAACACAGCATTCTGTAAAAGAGCTACGCTCAATTGGTGTTCAGCCTGATATTCTAGTTTGTCGTTCTGAAGTTCAAATTCCAGCAGGTGAGCGCGCGAAGATTTCTCTATTTACTAATGTAGACGAAAAAGCTGTTATCTCACTGCCTGATATGGACAGCATTTACAAAATCCCTGCACTACTTAAAGCACAAGGCTTAGACGCCTATGTTGCTGAGCGTTTCGGTTTAGAGTGTCCTGAAGCAGATCTAAAAGAGTGGGAACAAGTTGTATACGAAGAAGCCAATGCCACTGGTATGGTGAACATCGCGATGGTTGGTAAATACACTCAGCTGCCAGATGCTTACAAATCAGTTAACGAAGCATTAAAACACGCTGGCCTTAAAAATGGCGTGAACGTGAACATTGTTTACGTTGATTCACAAGACATCGAGTCTAAAGGCACCAGCATGCTTGACGAAATGGACGGCATTTTAGTACCAGGTGGTTTTGGTGAGCGCGGTGTCGAAGGTAAAATCTTAGCGGCGAAATACGCTCGTGAAAACGATGTACCGTATTTTGGTATCTGTTTAGGTATGCAAGTAGCACTGATTGAATATGCACGTAATGTGGCTGGTCTTGAAAACGCACACTCAACAGAGTTCGACGCCGAAACTGCCCATCCTGTGGTTGGTTTGATTACCGAATGGTTAGATGAAGCGGGCAATGTTGAACAGCGTTCTGAAAGCTCTGATCTTGGTGGCACTATGCGCGTAGGCGCTCAATTGTCGCATTTAGAAGAAGGCTCGAAAGTTGCCGAGTTATATAACTCAACAACTTGTATGGAGCGTCATCGTCATCGTTATGAAGTGAACAACAATTACGTTGAGCAACTGAAAGGCGCTGGTCTATCATTCACTGGTTTGTCGCAAGATAAGAAGCTGGTGGAAATTATTGAGATCAAAGATCACCGCTGGTTCGTTGCAGGTCAGTTCCACCCTGAGTTTACGTCGACACCTCGCGACGGTCATCCGTTGTTTGAAGGTTTCGTTGCTGCGTCTATGCAGCCAAAAGCTGACGCCTAA
- the eno gene encoding phosphopyruvate hydratase: MSKIVKVIGREIMDSRGNPTVEAEVHLESGAMGMCCAPSGASTGSREALELRDGDKSRYLGKGVLKAVAAVNGPIQEALLGLDAADQANLDKVMIDLDGTENKANFGANAILAVSLAAARAAASDKRIPLYQHISELNGTAGQYSMPLPMMNIINGGEHADNNVDIQEFMVQPVGAATFTEGLRMGAEVFHSLKKVLSGKGYNTAVGDEGGFAPNLGSNAEALAVIKEAVANAGYELGKDITLALDCAASEFYEDGKYNLKGDDKVFDADGFGDYLKDLTEQYPIVSIEDGLDESDWDGWASLTAKLGDKVQLVGDDLFVTNTKILARGIENSIGNSILIKYNQIGSLTETLEAIKMAKDAGFTVVISHRSGETEDAFIADLAVGTAAGQIKTGSLSRSDRIAKYNQLLRIEEALGSNAPYNGLSEVKGQ, from the coding sequence ATGTCAAAAATAGTTAAAGTCATTGGTCGTGAAATCATGGATTCACGTGGTAACCCAACTGTTGAAGCTGAGGTTCACCTAGAATCTGGCGCTATGGGTATGTGTTGTGCGCCTTCAGGTGCATCTACAGGTTCACGTGAAGCATTAGAGCTTCGCGATGGCGACAAGAGCCGTTACCTAGGTAAAGGCGTACTTAAAGCCGTTGCTGCGGTAAATGGTCCAATTCAAGAAGCGCTACTTGGTTTAGACGCTGCTGATCAAGCTAACCTAGATAAAGTAATGATTGACCTAGACGGCACAGAAAACAAAGCAAACTTTGGTGCTAACGCTATCTTGGCAGTTTCTCTAGCAGCGGCTCGCGCAGCAGCTAGCGACAAACGCATTCCTCTTTACCAACACATCAGTGAGCTAAACGGCACAGCGGGTCAATACTCAATGCCGTTACCAATGATGAACATCATCAATGGTGGTGAGCACGCTGACAATAACGTTGATATTCAAGAATTCATGGTTCAACCTGTTGGTGCTGCTACTTTCACTGAAGGTCTACGCATGGGCGCTGAAGTATTCCACAGCCTTAAGAAAGTACTTTCTGGTAAAGGTTACAACACGGCAGTTGGTGATGAAGGTGGTTTCGCGCCTAACTTAGGTTCAAATGCGGAAGCACTAGCAGTAATCAAAGAAGCTGTTGCAAACGCTGGTTACGAGTTAGGTAAAGACATTACATTAGCGCTAGACTGTGCTGCTTCTGAGTTTTACGAAGACGGCAAATACAACCTAAAAGGCGACGATAAAGTATTCGACGCTGACGGTTTCGGTGATTACCTAAAAGACTTAACTGAGCAATACCCAATCGTATCTATCGAAGACGGTCTAGACGAGAGTGACTGGGACGGCTGGGCAAGCTTAACGGCGAAACTTGGCGATAAAGTTCAGCTAGTAGGTGACGATTTATTCGTAACTAACACTAAGATCTTAGCGCGCGGTATCGAAAACTCGATCGGTAACTCTATCTTAATTAAGTACAACCAAATCGGTAGCTTAACTGAGACACTAGAAGCGATTAAGATGGCGAAAGACGCTGGCTTCACGGTAGTTATCTCTCACCGCTCTGGCGAGACTGAAGATGCGTTCATCGCTGATTTAGCCGTTGGTACTGCTGCTGGTCAAATCAAAACAGGTTCACTAAGTCGTAGTGACCGTATTGCTAAATACAACCAGCTGCTACGTATCGAAGAAGCTTTAGGTAGCAACGCACCTTACAACGGTTTATCAGAAGTTAAAGGTCAGTAA